The Oceanidesulfovibrio indonesiensis genome contains a region encoding:
- the trmD gene encoding tRNA (guanosine(37)-N1)-methyltransferase TrmD, whose protein sequence is MHFAICTLFPEYFDSPLATGLLGRAVGDGVLTVERVNPRDFTEDNHRTVDDRPYGGGPGMVMLLDPVLKALDKVERNGGRGRTILLTPRGKPLSQDLTRELAGEERVTVICGRYEGMDARLGDLVDIEEVSVGDFVLSGGEAAACCLLEAVGRLLPGFMGHEGSGDEESFAHGLLEYPHYTRPEVVTDERGSELRVPEVLLSGDHRRIAEYRREKALATTWDRRPEMLSSAPLTQQDVESIRKHRAESPKPARGRNLHLVLAHYPVLNKEGQEVAVSLTNLDIHDIGRVSRSYGLGGFYLSTPLEDQRRLAATLLNHWTGGAGAVANPDRSEALSGVGVVESIEDALHRVRERTGRDPLVYVTSARIAPEKRRGGKRKRTEEPETVTIPQVAQALDARPVVLLLGTGSGLAPGVVRAADAVVRPVRPFTDYNHLSVRSATSILVDRILGDTD, encoded by the coding sequence ATGCACTTCGCCATCTGCACGCTCTTCCCCGAGTATTTCGACAGCCCGCTTGCCACCGGGTTGCTCGGCCGCGCTGTGGGCGACGGCGTGCTCACGGTGGAGCGGGTGAATCCCCGGGACTTCACCGAGGACAACCACCGCACCGTGGACGACCGTCCTTACGGCGGCGGGCCCGGCATGGTCATGCTGCTCGATCCGGTGCTCAAGGCGTTGGATAAGGTGGAGCGGAATGGCGGGCGCGGACGGACCATCCTGCTCACTCCGCGGGGCAAACCGCTGAGCCAGGATTTGACCCGCGAACTGGCCGGCGAGGAGCGGGTTACCGTGATTTGCGGCCGGTACGAGGGCATGGATGCACGGCTCGGCGATCTGGTGGATATCGAGGAAGTCTCTGTAGGCGACTTTGTGCTCAGTGGCGGCGAGGCCGCGGCGTGCTGTCTGCTGGAAGCTGTAGGACGCCTGCTGCCGGGATTTATGGGGCACGAGGGGTCGGGCGACGAGGAAAGCTTCGCCCATGGCCTGCTGGAATACCCGCACTACACACGGCCCGAAGTGGTGACGGACGAGCGGGGCAGCGAGCTGCGCGTACCCGAGGTGCTGCTCTCCGGGGACCACAGGCGCATCGCCGAATACCGTCGGGAAAAGGCGCTGGCCACCACGTGGGATCGCCGGCCTGAAATGTTGTCCTCGGCGCCGCTTACGCAACAGGATGTGGAGAGCATAAGAAAGCACCGGGCAGAATCGCCGAAACCCGCGCGTGGGCGCAATCTGCACCTGGTTCTCGCCCATTATCCGGTGCTCAACAAAGAAGGGCAGGAGGTCGCGGTCTCGTTGACGAACCTCGACATCCATGATATTGGCCGCGTTTCCCGTAGTTACGGGCTGGGAGGATTCTATCTTTCGACCCCTCTGGAAGATCAACGCCGTCTGGCGGCGACTCTTCTGAACCACTGGACCGGCGGCGCCGGCGCCGTGGCGAACCCGGACCGCTCCGAAGCGTTGTCCGGCGTGGGGGTGGTCGAGTCGATAGAAGACGCTCTGCATCGTGTGCGGGAGCGCACCGGACGCGACCCACTGGTCTACGTGACCAGTGCGCGGATCGCTCCGGAAAAGCGCCGCGGCGGCAAAAGGAAGAGGACGGAGGAGCCCGAGACCGTCACCATTCCTCAGGTCGCCCAAGCGCTGGACGCAAGACCCGTGGTGCTTCTGCTGGGCACCGGTTCGGGGCTGGCGCCCGGCGTCGTGCGTGCTGCCGACGCGGTCGTGCGACCCGTCAGGCCTTTTACGGACTATAATCACCTCTCGGTCCGCTCCGCGACATCCATACTCGTGGATCGGATTCTGGGGGACACCGACTAG
- a CDS encoding KH domain-containing protein, with amino-acid sequence MMKELIEYIAKSLVDDPDSVQVTEVEGEQTSVLELKVAKEDLGKVIGKQGRTARAMRTILGAASTKARKRAVLEILE; translated from the coding sequence ATCATGAAAGAACTCATCGAGTACATCGCGAAATCGCTCGTGGACGACCCTGACAGCGTGCAAGTGACCGAGGTTGAAGGCGAACAGACGTCCGTTCTGGAGCTCAAGGTTGCCAAGGAAGACCTTGGCAAGGTGATCGGGAAGCAGGGCCGCACGGCCCGGGCCATGCGCACCATTCTGGGGGCGGCCTCCACAAAGGCCCGGAAACGAGCTGTTCTCGAGATTCTCGAATAG
- the rpsP gene encoding 30S ribosomal protein S16 has product MSLKIRLTRMGSKKRPFYRIVALNSATRRDGRPLDYLGYYNPMVDPAEIKVDNDKLKLWIERGATPSDTVKSLLKKAAAAE; this is encoded by the coding sequence ATGTCTCTCAAGATTCGCCTGACCCGCATGGGTTCCAAGAAGCGTCCCTTCTACCGCATCGTTGCGCTGAACAGCGCCACCCGCCGCGACGGCCGTCCGCTCGACTACCTGGGTTATTACAATCCCATGGTTGACCCGGCCGAAATTAAGGTGGATAACGATAAACTGAAGCTGTGGATTGAACGGGGCGCCACGCCTTCGGACACGGTGAAGTCGCTGCTCAAGAAAGCCGCTGCCGCCGAGTAA
- a CDS encoding ABC transporter substrate-binding protein: protein MSSIFHKLVVFLLFVVFAMPSLAGAAERDTLKIGAVASATGPASFLGQPEKLTAEMITEKINAEGGVNGMPIELIFYDDETDVNKCVLAVQKLVRKDKVDAIIGPTTSGNTLAVMRIASQAGIPLLSMASAEKIVDPVDPWVFKVTPSDSHAVTRILQHAEKNGYKRLAIITVSDGFGQSGRDFLQKLIPEAGMELVADELYGPNDTDMTAQLTSIKNVNPDAIICWGTNPGPAVIAKNRVQLGIETPLYMSHGVASKKFIELAGDAAEGLMLPAGRLIVAEQIPDDHPQKQVLMDYKESYEKTFQSPVSTFGGHAYDAIGLLAAAMDHSGNDSSAEALRNGLEKVKGFVGTAGIFTLSPEDHNGLDATAFEMITIKNGDWKIMD, encoded by the coding sequence ATGTCATCCATCTTCCATAAGCTCGTCGTCTTCCTGCTGTTTGTTGTTTTTGCCATGCCGTCTCTTGCAGGAGCCGCGGAGCGAGACACCCTGAAGATCGGCGCCGTGGCCTCCGCCACCGGACCGGCTTCCTTTCTCGGGCAGCCCGAGAAGCTGACCGCCGAAATGATCACCGAGAAGATCAACGCCGAGGGCGGCGTGAACGGCATGCCCATCGAACTCATTTTCTACGACGACGAAACCGACGTGAACAAGTGCGTGCTGGCCGTGCAGAAGCTCGTTCGCAAGGACAAGGTAGATGCGATCATCGGGCCCACCACCTCCGGCAACACCCTGGCCGTCATGCGCATCGCCTCCCAGGCTGGCATTCCGCTGCTTTCCATGGCCTCCGCCGAAAAGATCGTGGATCCCGTCGATCCCTGGGTTTTCAAGGTCACCCCCTCGGACAGCCACGCCGTGACGCGCATCCTGCAGCACGCCGAAAAGAACGGCTACAAGCGGCTTGCCATCATTACCGTGTCCGATGGTTTCGGCCAATCCGGGCGCGATTTCCTGCAGAAGCTCATACCCGAAGCAGGCATGGAACTCGTGGCTGACGAGTTATACGGTCCCAATGACACCGACATGACCGCCCAACTCACGTCCATCAAGAATGTAAACCCGGACGCCATCATCTGCTGGGGCACCAACCCGGGTCCGGCCGTCATTGCCAAAAACCGCGTCCAGCTCGGTATCGAGACGCCTCTGTACATGAGCCACGGCGTTGCTTCCAAGAAGTTCATCGAACTCGCGGGCGACGCTGCCGAAGGTCTCATGCTTCCGGCTGGCCGCCTCATCGTGGCCGAACAGATCCCGGACGACCACCCGCAAAAGCAGGTGCTCATGGACTACAAAGAAAGCTACGAGAAGACCTTCCAGAGCCCTGTGTCCACCTTCGGCGGCCATGCGTACGACGCCATCGGCCTTCTGGCGGCAGCCATGGATCATTCCGGCAACGACAGCTCGGCCGAGGCCCTGCGCAACGGGCTCGAAAAGGTCAAGGGCTTCGTCGGCACCGCCGGCATCTTCACGCTGAGCCCCGAGGACCACAACGGCCTCGACGCCACGGCGTTCGAGATGATCACCATCAAAAACGGCGACTGGAAAATCATGGATTGA
- a CDS encoding efflux RND transporter periplasmic adaptor subunit — protein sequence MRTLLVLVLLAAVAGGGWWWYQSRHDAGQIRVLETEVLETGDVREVLEATGIIKSQVGAVVKIGVRATGEIVDLPYRVGDRVKKGQLIAAIDDRELRTQLDQALADLAIAEARAEYAEYDLARQTELYNQKLVDRDTLEEAEENARIRQAETERREAEVEAIRVRISYTRIFSPIDGVVSQVTAQEGETVVTGLQVANLITVLDPTRLEMWIYMDETDVGRVQPGQRVEFTVDAFPDRVFESRVEQIYPEPEIRDNIVYYQVLCPITKEQAELLRPEMTTQCRVIVTIRENVLALPNTALKWVGGEQAVFRSRGGANATVERITQETGLQLGLKGLTHSEVVAGLQPGDRVATQLVLPEQDTAPRGGGGR from the coding sequence ATGCGCACCCTGCTCGTTCTCGTTCTTCTGGCCGCCGTGGCCGGCGGCGGCTGGTGGTGGTACCAGAGCCGGCACGACGCCGGCCAGATACGCGTGCTCGAAACCGAAGTTCTCGAAACCGGCGACGTCCGCGAAGTGCTGGAAGCCACGGGCATCATCAAGTCCCAGGTGGGCGCCGTGGTGAAAATTGGCGTGCGCGCCACTGGCGAAATTGTGGACCTGCCCTACCGGGTGGGCGATCGCGTGAAGAAGGGACAGCTCATCGCCGCCATCGACGATCGCGAGCTCCGGACCCAGCTCGATCAGGCATTGGCCGATCTGGCCATAGCCGAGGCCCGCGCCGAATACGCCGAGTACGATCTCGCCAGGCAGACAGAGCTATACAACCAGAAGCTCGTTGACCGGGATACCCTGGAGGAGGCGGAGGAAAACGCCCGCATCCGTCAGGCCGAAACGGAACGCCGCGAAGCCGAGGTGGAGGCGATCCGCGTGCGCATCTCCTACACCAGGATTTTCAGCCCCATCGACGGCGTGGTCAGTCAGGTGACGGCGCAGGAAGGCGAAACCGTTGTCACCGGCCTTCAGGTGGCAAACCTTATCACCGTGCTCGACCCCACCCGCCTGGAGATGTGGATATATATGGATGAGACCGACGTGGGCCGCGTGCAGCCCGGCCAGCGCGTGGAATTCACCGTGGACGCCTTTCCGGACCGCGTTTTCGAAAGCCGGGTCGAGCAGATTTACCCCGAGCCTGAAATCCGCGACAACATCGTCTACTACCAGGTGCTCTGTCCCATCACCAAGGAGCAGGCCGAACTCCTGCGGCCGGAGATGACCACACAGTGCCGGGTCATCGTGACCATCAGAGAGAACGTGCTCGCCCTGCCGAACACTGCGCTCAAGTGGGTGGGCGGCGAACAGGCTGTATTCCGCTCGCGCGGCGGCGCGAACGCCACGGTGGAGCGCATCACGCAAGAAACCGGATTGCAGCTGGGACTCAAGGGCCTGACGCACAGCGAAGTGGTAGCCGGCCTGCAACCGGGCGACCGCGTGGCCACGCAGCTCGTCTTGCCGGAACAGGATACGGCTCCTCGCGGCGGAGGCGGTCGATGA
- the ffh gene encoding signal recognition particle protein produces MFESLSDRLNGVFKKFRGQGRLDEENIQAGLREVRLALLEADVNYKVVKEFVDRVRERAMGQDVLKSLTPGQQVVKIVHDELVDLLGGEHQDLELRAKGPAVIMMVGLQGSGKTTTTGKLALHLRKDRKMNPLMVPADVYRPAAIEQLMSLGRQLDVPVFQSTSQMNPVDIARNAVAQAEAEGQDVVLLDTAGRLHIDEHLMEELANIKAAVNPNEILFVADAMTGQDAVNVAQSFNDLLDISGIVLTKMDGDARGGAALSIKSVTDKPIKFVGLGEKLSEIEAFHPDRIAGRILGMGDVMTLIEKAQTEIDEEEAEAIGKKMQRAEFDFEDFRTQMRRLKKLGSLESLMKLIPGMGSIREKLGDMNMHEKELGRVEAMINSMTVQERKQPKIINPSRRERIAKGSGVDIQDVNQLIKNFDNMQKMMKKMMGGSSKGKKKRMPQLPGLGGGGMPGMPGMGGGMAGLPGMEGMPGMEGGAPAPARSGSSKAERKKKKQKRKQRKQKK; encoded by the coding sequence GTGTTCGAGAGTCTTTCCGATCGCCTGAACGGCGTCTTCAAGAAGTTCCGCGGGCAGGGGCGTCTGGATGAGGAGAATATCCAGGCGGGCCTGCGCGAGGTGCGTCTTGCGCTTCTGGAAGCGGACGTCAACTACAAGGTGGTCAAGGAGTTCGTGGACCGTGTGCGCGAGCGCGCCATGGGTCAGGACGTCCTCAAGAGCCTGACGCCCGGCCAGCAGGTTGTCAAGATCGTCCACGACGAACTGGTGGACCTTCTGGGCGGCGAGCATCAGGATCTCGAACTCCGCGCCAAGGGACCGGCCGTGATCATGATGGTCGGACTGCAGGGCTCCGGTAAGACCACCACCACCGGCAAGCTCGCTCTGCACCTGCGCAAGGACCGCAAGATGAACCCGCTCATGGTGCCGGCGGACGTATACCGTCCCGCGGCCATTGAGCAGCTCATGTCCCTGGGCCGGCAGCTCGATGTGCCGGTGTTCCAGTCCACCAGCCAGATGAACCCGGTGGACATCGCCAGAAACGCCGTGGCCCAGGCCGAAGCCGAGGGCCAGGACGTCGTGCTGCTGGACACCGCAGGCCGCCTGCACATCGATGAGCACCTCATGGAGGAGCTCGCCAACATCAAGGCCGCCGTCAATCCCAACGAAATTTTGTTCGTCGCCGACGCCATGACCGGTCAGGACGCGGTCAACGTGGCGCAGAGCTTCAACGATCTTCTCGATATCTCGGGCATCGTGCTCACCAAGATGGACGGCGACGCCCGCGGCGGCGCTGCTCTCTCCATCAAGAGCGTCACGGACAAGCCCATCAAGTTCGTGGGCCTTGGCGAGAAACTCTCCGAGATCGAAGCCTTCCATCCGGACCGCATCGCCGGACGCATCCTCGGCATGGGCGACGTGATGACCCTCATCGAGAAGGCCCAGACTGAGATCGACGAGGAAGAAGCCGAAGCCATCGGCAAGAAGATGCAGCGTGCAGAGTTCGATTTCGAGGACTTCCGCACCCAGATGCGCCGGCTCAAGAAGCTCGGCTCCCTGGAATCGCTCATGAAGCTCATTCCCGGCATGGGGTCGATCCGCGAAAAGCTGGGCGACATGAACATGCACGAGAAGGAGCTGGGCCGCGTGGAGGCCATGATCAACTCCATGACCGTCCAGGAGCGCAAACAGCCCAAGATCATTAACCCCAGCCGTCGCGAGCGCATCGCCAAAGGCTCGGGCGTGGATATCCAGGACGTCAATCAGCTCATCAAAAACTTCGACAACATGCAGAAAATGATGAAGAAGATGATGGGCGGCTCCTCCAAGGGCAAGAAGAAACGCATGCCTCAGCTGCCCGGCTTGGGCGGTGGCGGAATGCCCGGAATGCCCGGTATGGGGGGGGGCATGGCGGGGCTTCCCGGCATGGAAGGCATGCCCGGCATGGAGGGTGGCGCCCCGGCGCCTGCCCGCAGCGGCTCCTCCAAGGCCGAGCGCAAGAAGAAGAAACAGAAGCGCAAACAGCGCAAGCAAAAGAAATAA
- the rimM gene encoding ribosome maturation factor RimM (Essential for efficient processing of 16S rRNA), with translation MPQTMARQASTLFVLVGRMTKAHGIRGEVVAELYAESPGILSEVRELYLRNEPPGTWPDEDTTTAEPPRRERVHAWRMHQDRVLLSLKGLRDRNAAEALRGATIWVRADELPEPDEDDVFLYEIEGLEVFGTDGDRIGVVEDLLDTGHDGQEVWIIRGGRDEEILFPAEPEFVAELDTDAGRVVIDPPPGLLELYIRSEDENDPDKA, from the coding sequence ATGCCACAGACCATGGCCCGACAGGCTTCCACGCTCTTCGTCCTTGTGGGCCGCATGACCAAGGCGCACGGCATCCGCGGTGAGGTCGTCGCGGAACTCTATGCCGAGTCGCCCGGGATATTGAGCGAGGTGCGCGAACTATATCTGCGCAATGAGCCTCCGGGGACCTGGCCGGACGAGGACACCACCACGGCGGAGCCGCCGCGGCGGGAGCGCGTGCATGCCTGGCGTATGCATCAGGACAGGGTGCTGCTCTCCCTGAAAGGGCTGCGCGACCGCAATGCGGCCGAAGCCCTGCGCGGAGCCACCATCTGGGTCCGCGCGGACGAGTTGCCCGAACCCGATGAGGACGACGTCTTCCTCTACGAGATCGAGGGGCTGGAGGTTTTCGGCACGGATGGCGACCGTATCGGCGTGGTGGAGGATCTGCTGGATACGGGCCATGACGGCCAGGAGGTCTGGATCATCCGCGGCGGGCGCGATGAGGAGATCCTCTTCCCGGCCGAGCCCGAGTTCGTTGCGGAACTCGACACGGATGCCGGCCGTGTGGTCATCGACCCTCCTCCCGGGCTGCTCGAACTGTACATCCGCTCCGAAGACGAGAACGATCCGGACAAGGCCTGA
- the rnhA gene encoding ribonuclease HI → MTSEKKVTIHTDGSCLGNPGPGGWCAILDWDGQEKTLVGGHSHTTNNRMELLAVIRALEALTRPCTVNIYTDSQYVRNAIEKGWLEGWKKKGWKTAAKKPVKNQDLWTQLSKLLEKHDVKFHWVRGHSGHPENERCDALANAQAGLGGLTPDPGYP, encoded by the coding sequence ATGACTTCAGAAAAAAAAGTGACCATACACACGGACGGATCGTGCCTCGGCAACCCGGGCCCTGGCGGCTGGTGCGCCATTCTGGACTGGGACGGCCAGGAAAAGACCCTGGTGGGCGGCCATTCGCACACCACGAACAACCGCATGGAACTTCTCGCGGTCATCCGCGCCCTGGAGGCGCTCACGCGGCCCTGCACCGTGAACATCTACACGGACTCGCAGTACGTGCGCAACGCCATCGAAAAAGGCTGGCTGGAAGGCTGGAAGAAAAAGGGCTGGAAGACCGCTGCCAAGAAACCCGTGAAGAACCAGGACCTTTGGACGCAACTTTCCAAGCTTCTGGAGAAGCATGACGTGAAGTTCCACTGGGTGCGCGGCCATAGCGGTCATCCGGAAAACGAACGCTGCGACGCTCTGGCCAACGCCCAGGCCGGTCTCGGCGGCCTCACCCCGGACCCCGGCTACCCGTAG
- a CDS encoding TPM domain-containing protein has translation MGLFFGRNRTPLVRGSTFGEQFLRFMLLIAVFAGCGWLFWINSQATMEKLKARSDVWDRTDTLNKGQTKALSRFSKMFEEELGITVKMQIADQALDMPDLDTKTLFIGLDLAEDKAVIVFPPLVEKALGDSFRRRLENEHFPPYFKSGDWPQGLVLALAEIWDALMEPDKPQQETPAVPEELEDKALLPDVVPNATDSEPE, from the coding sequence ATGGGCCTTTTCTTCGGAAGAAACCGCACCCCCCTCGTCCGGGGCAGCACCTTCGGCGAGCAGTTTCTGCGCTTCATGCTGCTCATCGCCGTGTTTGCGGGGTGCGGCTGGCTTTTCTGGATAAACTCCCAGGCCACCATGGAAAAACTCAAGGCGAGAAGCGACGTCTGGGACCGCACCGACACGCTGAACAAAGGGCAGACCAAGGCGCTTTCCCGTTTCAGCAAGATGTTCGAAGAAGAACTCGGCATCACGGTCAAAATGCAGATCGCCGACCAGGCGCTGGACATGCCGGACCTGGACACCAAGACGCTGTTCATCGGGCTCGACCTGGCCGAAGACAAGGCCGTCATCGTTTTTCCGCCCCTTGTGGAAAAAGCGTTGGGCGACAGCTTCCGCAGGCGTCTGGAGAACGAACATTTCCCGCCCTACTTCAAGAGCGGAGACTGGCCACAGGGGCTGGTTCTGGCCCTGGCTGAAATCTGGGACGCGCTCATGGAGCCTGACAAGCCGCAGCAGGAAACGCCAGCCGTTCCTGAAGAGCTGGAAGACAAAGCTCTGCTGCCGGACGTCGTGCCCAATGCCACCGACAGCGAACCCGAGTAG
- a CDS encoding ABC transporter permease, with protein MSLITPVRVTLRVVDMAVRATLAFRLRALFVIAAVGLGIASLTLIVAAVDGAQKRAREVVDTFGPDAAFILGGDIQSRAVGQRVLTLSWRDAEALRQSLPGAYMVVPMRAKWNVILKYRGRSVDLPTVVGATQNYASAWNWPLAEGRDFTDRDVELGAKVGLIGATPAQKLFEDESPLGKTVFIDNLPIQIVGVLSYRGGTTGGGGDPDDRLIIPLTTLTQRFNMDRKYFRALRVKFHEPEYMDAHAANLRSLLRHLHGLEPGQPDDFTILTPDTILKFLSMLTGSLVAFLGVTATVAMLVGGFVLANLFYLSVSERTQEIGLKKAFGAKNRDIMVQFLAESVLLTLAGALLGVALGVGLGQALTRLGVLEIELSSRVLTLSLLAALAIGILFGLRPAKRAAGMNPIEALRGG; from the coding sequence ATGTCGCTGATCACTCCTGTTCGCGTCACCCTGCGCGTGGTGGACATGGCGGTGCGCGCCACCCTGGCTTTCCGGCTGCGGGCGCTTTTCGTCATCGCCGCGGTGGGATTGGGCATCGCCTCGCTCACGCTCATCGTGGCGGCCGTGGACGGCGCGCAGAAACGGGCTCGCGAAGTGGTGGACACCTTCGGACCGGACGCCGCATTCATTCTGGGCGGCGACATCCAGAGCCGCGCCGTGGGGCAACGGGTGCTCACCTTGTCCTGGCGCGATGCCGAGGCCTTGCGACAGTCGCTGCCCGGCGCCTACATGGTGGTGCCCATGCGCGCCAAATGGAACGTAATCCTGAAGTACCGCGGCCGGAGTGTCGATCTGCCCACGGTTGTCGGCGCCACCCAGAACTATGCGAGCGCCTGGAACTGGCCCCTTGCCGAAGGTCGCGACTTCACCGACCGGGACGTGGAGCTCGGCGCCAAGGTCGGCCTCATAGGCGCAACGCCTGCGCAAAAACTGTTCGAGGACGAATCGCCGCTTGGCAAGACCGTGTTCATCGACAACCTGCCCATTCAGATCGTGGGGGTGCTTTCCTACCGCGGCGGCACCACAGGGGGCGGAGGGGATCCGGACGACAGGCTCATCATCCCGCTCACCACGCTCACCCAGCGATTCAACATGGACCGCAAGTACTTCCGCGCCTTGCGGGTGAAATTCCACGAGCCGGAGTACATGGACGCACACGCCGCCAACCTGCGTTCCCTGCTGCGCCACCTCCACGGCCTCGAACCCGGCCAGCCAGACGATTTCACGATCCTCACGCCGGACACCATTCTCAAGTTCCTGTCCATGCTCACCGGCAGCCTCGTCGCATTTCTCGGCGTCACCGCAACGGTGGCCATGCTGGTTGGCGGCTTCGTGCTCGCGAACCTTTTCTATTTGAGCGTTTCCGAGCGCACCCAGGAAATCGGGCTGAAGAAGGCGTTCGGCGCCAAGAACAGAGACATCATGGTTCAGTTCCTTGCGGAATCCGTGCTGCTCACTCTTGCGGGCGCACTGCTGGGCGTGGCGCTCGGCGTAGGGCTCGGCCAGGCGCTCACCCGGCTCGGGGTATTGGAAATCGAGCTTTCCAGCCGCGTCCTTACGTTGTCATTGCTCGCAGCCCTGGCCATAGGCATCTTGTTCGGATTGCGACCGGCCAAACGCGCAGCCGGGATGAATCCCATTGAAGCCCTGCGCGGCGGATGA
- a CDS encoding ABC transporter ATP-binding protein has translation MTDTARPLITLEGIEKSYPRLESEGNSGRTTVLHDIDITVNTGEFLALQGTSGSGKSTLLHIIGLLDRPTAGRYSLEGRDVSGLPDDARSELRNRKIGFVFQSFYLVPYITALDNVMMPGLYGGVSHSALTRRARELMEMVGLSDRMGHKPSQLSGGQQQRVALARALVNEPSLVLADEPTGQLDSRTSGEIMSLLAKVHEQGATVILVTHDEDTASYAERRLRMEDGSIVGDGAE, from the coding sequence ATGACCGATACGGCCCGGCCTCTCATCACGCTGGAAGGGATCGAAAAGAGCTACCCGCGTCTGGAAAGCGAAGGGAACTCCGGCCGGACAACCGTGCTCCACGACATCGACATTACCGTGAACACCGGCGAGTTCCTCGCGCTCCAGGGCACCTCCGGATCGGGCAAATCCACACTGCTGCACATTATCGGCCTGCTGGACCGCCCTACCGCCGGCCGCTACTCACTGGAAGGACGCGACGTCTCCGGCCTGCCGGACGACGCACGCTCCGAGTTGCGCAACCGCAAGATCGGTTTCGTGTTTCAGTCTTTCTATCTGGTGCCGTACATCACCGCGCTGGACAATGTGATGATGCCCGGACTCTACGGCGGGGTTTCGCATTCCGCACTCACCAGGCGCGCCAGGGAGCTTATGGAGATGGTGGGCCTGTCCGACCGCATGGGGCACAAGCCGTCCCAGCTCTCCGGAGGCCAGCAGCAACGCGTCGCCCTGGCGCGGGCGCTGGTCAACGAGCCCTCCCTCGTACTGGCCGACGAGCCCACCGGCCAGCTCGACTCCAGAACCAGCGGCGAGATCATGAGCTTGCTGGCCAAAGTCCACGAACAGGGCGCCACCGTCATCCTGGTGACCCATGACGAGGACACCGCGTCTTACGCCGAACGGCGGCTGCGCATGGAAGACGGCAGCATCGTTGGCGACGGCGCCGAGTGA
- a CDS encoding ABC transporter substrate-binding protein, which yields MTIRCFLIALALLLIPVSAQAEEPIKIGAVFSATGPASFLGEPEKNTVIMLADQINEAGGVLGRKLEVVVYDDETDVNKCVLAVDKLLKKDRVVTVLGPSVSGNTLAVMNKFPAAKVPMLSCAAAEKIVNPLNPWVFKTPQSDRHAVTRILEHAQNEGYKNIAIITVSDGYGQAGRTVLQELVPEMGFTLMADEVYGPKDTDMTAQLTSIKGAQPDAIICWGTNPGPAVIAKNRVQLGIKTPLYMSHGVASKKFIELAGNAAEGLLLPAGRLIVADQIPDDHPQKPVVTNYIEDYESRFDQPISSFGGYAWDALMLTVKAIEMGNSADPQDIRDNLEKIEGFVGTGGIFNFSAEDHNGLDASAFEMVIIENGDWKIVE from the coding sequence ATGACCATCCGTTGTTTTCTTATCGCCCTTGCCTTGCTCCTCATCCCTGTATCCGCTCAGGCGGAGGAACCCATCAAGATCGGCGCCGTGTTTTCCGCAACCGGACCGGCGTCCTTCCTGGGCGAACCGGAAAAGAACACTGTGATCATGCTCGCCGACCAGATCAACGAGGCCGGCGGGGTGCTGGGGCGGAAGCTTGAGGTCGTGGTGTACGACGACGAGACCGACGTGAACAAATGCGTCCTGGCAGTGGACAAGCTGCTGAAGAAGGATCGCGTTGTCACGGTGCTCGGCCCCTCGGTTTCCGGCAACACCCTGGCCGTGATGAACAAGTTCCCGGCAGCCAAAGTCCCGATGCTCTCCTGCGCTGCGGCCGAAAAGATCGTCAACCCGTTGAACCCCTGGGTTTTCAAGACGCCCCAGTCGGATCGCCATGCCGTGACGCGCATCCTCGAACACGCGCAGAACGAGGGCTACAAGAACATCGCCATCATCACCGTGTCCGACGGCTACGGCCAGGCGGGCCGCACCGTGCTCCAGGAGCTCGTGCCCGAGATGGGCTTCACCCTGATGGCCGACGAGGTCTACGGTCCCAAGGACACGGACATGACCGCGCAGCTTACTTCCATCAAGGGCGCGCAGCCCGACGCCATCATCTGCTGGGGCACCAACCCGGGGCCGGCCGTCATCGCCAAGAACCGGGTGCAACTCGGCATCAAAACGCCGCTGTACATGAGCCACGGCGTCGCTTCCAAAAAGTTCATCGAGCTTGCCGGCAACGCCGCTGAAGGCCTCCTGCTTCCCGCGGGCCGACTCATCGTGGCGGACCAGATTCCGGACGACCATCCGCAGAAGCCCGTGGTCACCAACTACATCGAAGACTATGAATCCAGATTCGACCAGCCCATCTCCTCCTTTGGCGGCTACGCCTGGGACGCTCTGATGCTCACGGTGAAGGCCATCGAGATGGGCAACTCCGCCGACCCGCAGGACATCCGCGACAATCTCGAAAAAATTGAAGGGTTCGTGGGCACCGGCGGCATCTTCAACTTCTCCGCCGAGGACCACAACGGTCTGGATGCATCGGCCTTCGAGATGGTCATTATCGAGAACGGCGACTGGAAGATCGTGGAATAA